In Aspergillus nidulans FGSC A4 chromosome II, the genomic stretch GTCTAATCAACGCCTTGCAGATTCTCTTCAGGGTTTGAAGACTGCCTTAGAGGTTACTTTGATTGGGGAGTCATACTGGGCATCAGAGAGTGATAATGAAAGCGTCACCATGGTCGGAACGACCAGTGAGAGTGCACCACTTCCGGGCCCAGAGGTGAATGCTGATGACGAGGCCATTGGGTGCGAGCAGACCTATCCTACTCAACGCTGACGACGGCCACTACTGTATCAGGTCCTATCGACAGCTGTCCAGTAGCTTTGAATATTGTTATCTTCTGCGCTTGCCTCTCAGACCGTGTCCGTAAACTCGAAGCCTCTGGCACGAATTGCTTTATTGAAGAGGCTTGGGGAAATATACTGCTAAGCCAAAATGTCGTTATAAGTACCAGATTTGGTTTTTAAAGTCATATTTCCAGTTAACAAATAGTGATTCGCTGTCCAGTGACTCAGGAGTAAAATACTAGGAGGTATTTGCCAGAAATGAAAATGACACTACTGTATACGTGAATCTGCTCTGGACAGTCGTAATGGGGAACGAGTTTGAGTCTGACACCTAGTGCCCAGTGTCCCCACCCAGCTAAAGTCCTGAACCGTCAGCGGGCTGATTGTTAAGTTAGGGGATTGCGTAACTGCCTTGATTCAAATGTATTTTACAAGAGGGCGATAAATACCCTAGCCCTGCGCTTGACGAGTGGGTCTGGATGTCTTAGACTCTAGCACGGCTCCGCATTCACAGACGAAAATGACGAGGCCAACAACAATACCTTCACGAGATTCTTGTCTACAGATACTGCGAACAACCACATCAGAGCTGCCCTAACTAGCACAGAACCTACCAGAGATGTTCAAGTGGCAGTGGTCGGCACTCCGAAAACCGGTTAAGTGGTCCGATTCAGAAATGCCCAGTCAGCTGAGACAGCCCGGAACAACACAGCATGACTGGAGAAACTGGGAATGAGACCAAGCTAGTGAAACCATAATTCGGTGTTGTGGTCCACCGAGTTCCAAATCAGACATCCTGCTACAGGGAAGTGcaaaagcagcagcttcacCATTTCACACTCTCTTCTGGATTCTCGGCCCACCCCCAAGACGCTAGTCTGAGAAATGGGTACGCGTACCAGACGCTATTAGGTTGGGCCACAGAAGAACCGGCGGCTGCTGAGCTGACCAGGCTAAGTCAAAGTATGGAGTGCGCATTTTTTGAGCACCCTGTTGAACAAATTTCCCCGTACAATTCCTGTGGATATAACTAGATTCATGGAAGCTATAATGAAGGAAAAAGACAGGCAGTGAACGAGGTATTGATAAATCTTCTCACATTTAAGGCCTTTGCGTAGAATAAAATGAAGGGCGCTGGGTTTGAGCCCCCTGGACAGAAGAAGTTGGGACGATTCAGACAGTCGTGCCCAGAGAGAGGGAAGGTACAGTATGAAGACAGCACTACAGTCGTTCTCGAAATCGCCTTCACCAACAAACATATGACAGTTGTTGTTCTGCCCCACTAACAAGACATTAGCGCGAGCAGTGTATTGAGCCATCAGCACTTAAAATGAGGGCGATAGACGGTCCTGTACATTTCCTTCCATACGAAACATTAAGAATACATTTCATTCCGTACGAAACGTTGAGAATACAATGTATGTTTGTACCGGATATCGTATACCTCAACCCTATAATGTATCCACGACCCAGCATACACGCAACATCCACTTTTTACCCACCTAAAAGATATTTATTGCAAAGAGATTTAATATACTAATTTATAAACTACGTACTGTCAAAGTTTTGTTACCTGGGGCTCAAATCATTGCGGAATTTTTTTTACAAGTCTAAGGTTTGTAGGCCTGATCAAGAGAAAATACAAAAGCTACTATTTTGCGCAGAATGCTATACAGGATATCTTTTACGTGAGCGTTCTTTAAGCAGCCCCTGAGGGTGTTCAGCCCCAATACATGTGCTACTGCGGGTGGGGGTCGGGGGAAACATGGATGTGGCGAGGGCTGTCTTGCTCAGCGTGAAGGCTAGCAAGAGACACTAGATTGTTTGCGACTACACAAGTTTTTGAATGATTGGGACCCAGTGCCTTCCCatagcctgccagtgctcgctgaaacatctcctctgcctctttcagcttgccctgatcagagtagagaatcccaagattgttgactgtcaTAAGGGTGGACGTGTggtcaggacccagtgctttctccttgcctgccagtgcttgctgatacatctcctctgcctctttcagcttgccctgattCTTGTAGAGActcccaagattgttgactgtcaTAAGGGTGGACGTGTGGTCAGGACTCAGTGCTTTCTCatagcctgccagtgcttgctgatacatcttctctgcctctttcagcttgccctgatcagagtagagaatcccaagattgttgactgtatcaAGGGTGGATGTGTGGTCAGGACCCACTGCTTTCTCatagcctgccagtgcttgctgatacatcttctctgcctctttcagcttgccctgatcagagtagagattcccaagattgttgactgtcaCAAGGGTGGACGTGTggtcaggacccagtgcTTTCTCatagcctgccagtgcttgctgatacatcttctctgcctctttcagcttgccctgatcagagtagagattcccaagattgttgactgttATAAGGGTGGACGTGTggtcaggacccagtgcTTTCTCatagcctgccagtgcttgctgatacatcttctctgcctctttcagcttgccctgatcagagtagagactcccaagattgttgactgtcaTAAGGGTGGACGTGTggtcaggacccagtgccttctccttgcctgccagtgctcgcTGATAcatttcctctgcctctttcagcttgccctggtTCTTGTATAGaatcccaagattgttgactgtatcaagggtggatgtgtggtcaggacccagtgccttctccttgcctgccagtgcttgctgatacatttcctctgcctctttcagctttccCTGATTCTTGTAGAGActcccaagattgttgactgtatcaagggtggatgtgtggtcaggacccagtgcTTTCTCATAGCCTTTtagtgcttgctgatacatcttctctgcctctttcagcttgccctgatcagagtagagattcccaagattgttgactgtcaCAAGGGTGGACGTGTggtcaggacccagtgccttctcatagcctgccagtgctcgcTGATAcatttcctctgcctctttcagcttgccctgatcagagtagagaatcccaagattgttgactgtatcaagggtggatgtgtggtcaggacccagtgccttctccttgcctgccaATGCTCGCTGatacatcttctctgcctctttcagcttgccctgatcagagtagagattcccaagattgttgactgtatcaAGGGTGGACGTGTggtcaggacccagtgctttctccttgcctgccagtgcttgctgatacatttcctctgcctctttcagcttgcgctgatcagagtagagattACCTAAGCCATGAAAGGCGCCAAAAATGTTGATTCTGTCTTCAGGCTGTATATCAAGCCAATGGCCTATATTCCTTTGAATTAGATTATTTGCGTGAGGAAGTAATCGCTGCTCAAGCCTTGCATAATCTCTGGTGTCATAACTGGGGACCATATTTCCTACCGAGATGAACGCCAGCTCCTGTAGTTGATTTGTGAGTCCATCCAAGGCAGCAATATGATAACACCAGTCCTGTACCACGGGATGCAGAGTATAGCTTccctcctgctgctttaTTTCAACAAGCGAGAACTTAACTAGTGCTTTTAGCTTTGCTTtaaagaccagcttgcttgACACTGCTGTCTCAAACCATTGTGGCGGGTTTGAGTAGTCCAAACCGTTTCGAATTAGTTCATACCAGATATCCTGGTTATCAAAAAATGCAAGTAGGAGCAAGAGTTTCGCGGCAGTGGAATCATGTTTCTGGATCTCTTTATAGGTGATATTCCATGTTTGTACAATGTTGCCTTGCTGGTATTGGCGTTTGGGTGCCGACTGAGACTGCAAGTCAAACCAGGAAGTCCGGTAGAGCTCCAGATACTCTTTAAAAGTTGTTCCTGTTTGACACATGAAAGCCCCAGCTATGACAATTGCCAGCGAGAGCCCATCCAGCAGGCTGGCAAGATTCATAAGGTCTGTTGACGTTAGTCATGTTCTTCAAGTCTAGTTAATAGTACAGTACCTTGTTCAGCTCCCATCTGTGTAATGTCTTTAGCTGAAAAGCCGCTGCTTTGCAACAATAGCTGCGTAGCATCTTTGTATATAAGTTTCTGAACTGGAAATGACTTCCCAAGTTCAGTGAGCCCTTGGAGCCGGGAAGTGATCATGATAGATCCATGATCAGCCTTTGGAAAGAATTCGTAGACATCAAATCCACAGTGACCATGGCCTTGGATTGGAGAATACTGGTCGACGTTGTCAAAGATAATGAGCCATCTAGTGTTGCCTGGCCTTGCCAGCCACTGTAGTACTTGGTTTGCCCTTTGTactgcttcctctttgttgACTGCCTGATCCTCTATAGGCGGTCCTTGTATCTGAGAGAGGCAAGAACTCAAAGATGAAACCAAGGCAGATTGATCCTTGCTGTTCAGCCAGAATATGGCTGTAAATTCATTCTTGTGTTTTCGTGCAAAGTGAATTGCTAGTTGTGTTTTGCCAATCCCACCCAGACCATGGAGGACAGCCACCCTTCGTGTCTGTGAACTTGCTGGTTGTAGATAATCCCATAGACAGTTtagttcttcttctcgtccaatGAACTCCTCAATCACAGGAACCGCTGAAAGATCTAACGGGATGTGAAATTTATTGGCGTCTAAAAAAACATGAAAATTTAGCATACAGGTATACTGATCTGGGTTTATATGCTAACCTTCTCGAGCAGTGGGCTCCCAGTACTCCAAGAAAGATTTGGCGGCCGCAGCTCCAGTCGCCGCTGCATATGCTTGCCATGCTTTATTCTTGTGGCTATCTGCATAGTCACACACCCCTTTTATAATAATGCATGATATGTTGTCCCACACCCCTGCACCCTCCATCTCGAAACCAACAACACCTTCTGACTGGACCAAACAATTACGGTGCTCGCCTGATTTCATCACGGTATCAGCAGATGCGACCGTCCCAATATGGACTCTTGGGCTGTTGTGTTCTGTGCTAGGGCGACGTCGACATACCCGGTCCATATCACAGCCTAGAGAAGTACAAGGTGATTCGACAGCTGTCTTGCAGATATCTTCAGACATGCTATCAAGGCAAGGACACGCAGGTGAAGTCAGGCCATAGTGCTTATGTTGGTATGAAGCTTCGAAGAGGATGTCATCAATAGTTGGGTAATGCCAATCAGATAGTGATTCCTGAAGTGCTTGTAGATGTTGTAGCAGCTTATCTTGAAGGTCTTTGCGCGATCGTCTTGCCTGGAGACTTGCCAGTATTGAACGGATAGCTCGGTTTGGTCGTCCAAGCGTGTCCCT encodes the following:
- a CDS encoding uncharacterized protein (transcript_id=CADANIAT00005199), translating into MTKRARPQGQAVPEGSMPRHEDHVTRLAVRLKMRPSSRDEFAIAIICALTLEAEAVEDLFDEIYDRLGEHYRKEPGDDNAYVNGRIGNHNVVVCYMPGIGKGSAASVASSLKISYKRIEVALVVGICGGAPYPLSGGEVFLGDVIISDSVVQYDFGRQYPGGFKKKLGVRDTLGRPNRAIRSILASLQARRSRKDLQDKLLQHLQALQESLSDWHYPTIDDILFEASYQHKHYGLTSPACPCLDSMSEDICKTAVESPCTSLGCDMDRSEGVVGFEMEGAGVWDNISCIIIKGVCDYADSHKNKAWQAYAAATGAAAAKSFLEYWEPTAREDLSAVPVIEEFIGREEELNCLWDYLQPASSQTRRVAVLHGLGGIGKTQLAIHFARKHKNEFTAIFWLNSKDQSALVSSLSSCLSQIQGPPIEDQAVNKEEAVQRANQVLQWLARPGNTRWLIIFDNVDQYSPIQGHGHCGFDVYEFFPKADHGSIMITSRLQGLTELGKSFPVQKLIYKDATQLLLQSSGFSAKDITQMGAEQDLMNLASLLDGLSLAIVIAGAFMCQTGTTFKEYLELYRTSWFDLQSQSAPKRQYQQGNIVQTWNITYKEIQKHDSTAAKLLLLLAFFDNQDIWYELIRNGLDYSNPPQWFETAVSSKLVFKAKLKALVKFSLVEIKQQEGSYTLHPVVQDWCYHIAALDGLTNQLQELAFISVGNMVPSYDTRDYARLEQRLLPHANNLIQRNIGHWLDIQPEDRINIFGAFHGLGNLYSDQRKLKEAEEMYQQALAGKEKALGPDHTSTLDTVNNLGNLYSDQGKLKEAEKMYQRALAGKEKALGPDHTSTLDTVNNLGILYSDQGKLKEAEEMYQRALAGYEKALGPDHTSTLVTVNNLGNLYSDQGKLKEAEKMYQQALKGYEKALGPDHTSTLDTVNNLGSLYKNQGKLKEAEEMYQQALAGKEKALGPDHTSTLDTVNNLGILYKNQGKLKEAEEMYQRALAGKEKALGPDHTSTLMTVNNLGSLYSDQGKLKEAEKMYQQALAGYEKALGPDHTSTLITVNNLGNLYSDQGKLKEAEKMYQQALAGYEKALGPDHTSTLVTVNNLGNLYSDQGKLKEAEKMYQQALAGYEKAVGPDHTSTLDTVNNLGILYSDQGKLKEAEKMYQQALAGYEKALSPDHTSTLMTVNNLGSLYKNQGKLKEAEEMYQQALAGKEKALGPDHTSTLMTVNNLGILYSDQGKLKEAEEMFQRALAGYGKALGPNHSKTCVVANNLVSLASLHAEQDSPRHIHVSPDPHPQ